Proteins from a genomic interval of Bifidobacterium longum subsp. infantis ATCC 15697 = JCM 1222 = DSM 20088:
- a CDS encoding RecB family exonuclease, producing MTFDPAAGVARASLPRPGRASFSMLDKWMSCPARWAAEKLMPKPRLWGSPLVLGGIVHAALELACATPDVVAPDWRALCAKGVGVEYGRWRMRGWGDEPIPSGVAMPDGSPAMQDDWVAAAALKLSGFVLTDALGRVLEPAALEQDLEADVDGIPLRGAVDYRDVDGTVVDWKTGGTPKYRDARRRHADQLRLYRLMLDADGVCEVRAARDVYVEHHAWAAADLSDAACTDTVSRFHHAWDGIVRATGADGSGVLPLRPSGLCAWCPVARACPLARIVPSGQRDALSSVGPDDPRVGFAGTHTGGWNHVGKEPVMLDLFGLDAPVAEAKTGEVKPAAVARPRAGLPEPAPDPWETPQGRETMDRWMGSGPGEDPWNPTPEPKPEPAATPKPEPEAAEPAPAETGVTLTERKPYDPSWSNGRANVAGYGFTQLTLTFARAGLLADGHAERIRPIALELLRVQWAAARKAYGPIVPDVPGLADGRPERSALFAWLDSTLARDVERVIRLILDSDGDGEGTLDARLERIRAAGRRAALMLAESTRMLRGDA from the coding sequence ATGACGTTCGACCCGGCGGCGGGCGTGGCCCGTGCTTCCCTTCCGCGGCCCGGCCGCGCCTCGTTCAGCATGCTGGACAAGTGGATGTCGTGTCCGGCGCGCTGGGCGGCGGAGAAGCTGATGCCGAAACCGCGGTTGTGGGGCAGTCCGCTCGTCCTGGGCGGCATCGTGCACGCCGCGTTGGAGCTGGCGTGCGCCACGCCGGACGTCGTCGCACCGGATTGGCGGGCCCTGTGCGCCAAAGGCGTCGGCGTGGAGTACGGGCGGTGGAGGATGCGGGGTTGGGGTGACGAGCCGATCCCGTCCGGCGTGGCGATGCCGGACGGTTCGCCCGCCATGCAGGATGATTGGGTGGCTGCGGCCGCGTTGAAGCTGTCGGGTTTTGTTTTGACGGACGCGTTGGGCCGCGTGTTGGAGCCGGCCGCGTTGGAGCAGGATTTGGAGGCGGATGTCGACGGCATCCCGTTGCGTGGCGCCGTGGACTATCGCGACGTGGACGGCACGGTGGTGGATTGGAAGACGGGCGGCACGCCGAAGTACCGTGACGCTCGCCGGCGGCATGCGGACCAGCTGCGCCTGTACCGGCTGATGCTGGATGCGGACGGCGTGTGCGAGGTGCGTGCGGCGCGTGACGTGTATGTGGAGCATCATGCGTGGGCGGCGGCGGACCTGTCGGATGCGGCGTGCACGGACACCGTGTCCCGTTTCCATCATGCGTGGGACGGGATCGTGCGTGCGACGGGCGCGGACGGGTCGGGCGTCCTGCCGTTGAGGCCGTCGGGCCTGTGCGCCTGGTGTCCGGTGGCGCGCGCCTGCCCGCTGGCCCGGATCGTACCGTCGGGCCAGCGGGACGCCTTGTCGAGCGTCGGCCCGGACGATCCGCGCGTCGGGTTCGCGGGGACGCATACCGGCGGTTGGAATCATGTGGGGAAGGAGCCTGTGATGTTGGATCTGTTCGGATTGGACGCCCCCGTCGCGGAGGCGAAAACCGGGGAGGTGAAACCCGCGGCCGTGGCGCGTCCGCGCGCCGGCCTGCCCGAACCGGCGCCGGATCCGTGGGAGACGCCGCAGGGGCGTGAGACGATGGACCGGTGGATGGGTTCGGGTCCGGGTGAGGATCCGTGGAACCCGACGCCGGAACCGAAGCCGGAGCCGGCCGCCACGCCGAAGCCGGAACCGGAGGCGGCGGAGCCGGCTCCGGCGGAGACCGGGGTGACGCTGACGGAACGCAAACCGTACGACCCGTCCTGGTCGAACGGCCGGGCGAACGTCGCCGGATACGGGTTCACCCAATTGACGCTCACGTTCGCCCGCGCCGGCCTGCTCGCCGACGGGCATGCGGAACGCATCCGCCCGATCGCGCTGGAACTGCTGCGCGTCCAATGGGCGGCAGCGCGCAAGGCGTATGGGCCGATCGTGCCCGACGTGCCCGGACTGGCCGACGGCCGGCCGGAACGCTCCGCCCTGTTCGCGTGGCTGGACTCCACGCTCGCCCGCGACGTGGAACGCGTGATCCGCCTCATCCTCGATTCCGACGGGGACGGGGAGGGGACGCTGGACGCCCGGTTGGAACGCATCCGCGCGGCCGGCCGCCGCGCGGCCCTCATGCTCGCCGAATCCACGCGCATGCTGCGCGGGGACGCATAG
- a CDS encoding FtsK/SpoIIIE domain-containing protein translates to MAYRRNGRSRPKTKRDEPSSPHAFVRVLTLAVALMLTAFRLPGMTVWCLGWLAARLTARRPVLSGKGLNGRPAPGDERERRMEASWRRASRWLDGGLSPLYADAMPAMAIACLDYGWISSASGAWRPIMAGVDMLACWLAVMGVGQQRRDMTCTVRGLDSNMRRMRVRWARKRLPWILTGLGAGLVLGVLQSAWTGVWWPIPMLMCLGAAAPMWPAWRANRKRFHTDYESRLMVGRWIAGLNKPPFDALPGGAHDTRVGADGSRVFSLDVSNAVQWANDSTVKTFTPVTQADGMLAGFAYMGRDRTRVTVAVCPADAPDPADLLADRTMLEARLTVDETRMGAMYGAFPGRVTDVRTVATRDGRPAVRSFRIDGSNADWDMISRDWLKGAAPGAFGDWMNTENILVTADPGGGHGWASVDADWDSYEWDVETMRTLMSDTLTRRHDDPGRYMRLIGEDKRLKSIMSGGLEPVKLPAPETIFHDNTETIADPAGWRIMSYAMAIGRAYTAADYMRSNLRGAFSESPIADFLPWLEGDRPRARLLQFVHAPNTDDNRGLPDTLRALTGDSRARSLLARVIVSHACAQVLKTPPTVGAATQLGVGRNTVWRIPIRLEGGLTASDLRRVQERLKSVMGADETLWEWRDQGHAIVWAGGRMSMDARDWRRRSDLDRMIRLRLDEAWAASRAVGADGRPVTTLDVRDGGGRLVRVSFTLPAGLGVEGALTRLDAFRATSGFMYARRVNGDAPLTLLLSRSDPLPERVMADWRLMGAEPDSTGLPFAVGDDGSTVLFDPHDTAHLLITGQTMSGKTSAAVTLVNAALLHGWQAFVGDPVKSGNDFAPVKGKLSGFATGLAECAAMLDWIDREGRRRLALQKEHGVENIDMLPDDARPRRIIVFLDEFVSLLELSKGMKRNPTGDPDVDNMIMMDAWRDRLKRRIGASVSHILTQHRSQGITMILGSQMMNAESMDALPDAGLAKNQMGRLFVGAGDVRGNVSARNEREGNRLIRQAMDSGGMPKGRGLYERMGRGLQMVQCWWCGPIPDVAAHMRGVPDVTPVDWSDLLPAKPKQVGVVDQSSDADGDTTVNVAADPDDDDWVLD, encoded by the coding sequence ATGGCATACCGTCGGAACGGCCGGTCGCGGCCGAAAACGAAACGGGACGAACCGTCCAGCCCGCACGCGTTCGTCCGTGTCCTCACGCTCGCCGTCGCGCTCATGCTGACCGCGTTCCGCCTGCCGGGCATGACCGTCTGGTGTCTGGGCTGGCTGGCGGCCCGTCTGACGGCCCGGCGTCCCGTCCTGTCCGGCAAGGGTTTGAACGGCCGGCCGGCGCCCGGGGACGAGAGGGAGCGGCGCATGGAGGCGTCATGGCGTCGCGCCTCCCGGTGGCTCGACGGCGGGCTGTCTCCCCTGTATGCGGATGCGATGCCCGCCATGGCGATCGCATGCCTCGACTACGGGTGGATATCGTCTGCGTCCGGCGCGTGGCGTCCGATCATGGCGGGCGTGGACATGCTGGCCTGCTGGCTGGCCGTCATGGGCGTCGGCCAGCAGCGGCGTGACATGACCTGCACCGTGCGCGGCCTGGATTCGAACATGCGGCGCATGCGCGTCAGATGGGCGAGGAAACGACTGCCGTGGATACTCACGGGACTGGGCGCGGGACTCGTCCTCGGCGTCCTCCAATCCGCTTGGACGGGCGTCTGGTGGCCCATCCCCATGCTCATGTGCCTGGGCGCCGCCGCCCCCATGTGGCCCGCATGGAGGGCGAACCGGAAACGCTTCCATACGGATTACGAGAGCCGTCTCATGGTCGGCCGGTGGATCGCGGGCCTGAACAAGCCGCCGTTCGACGCGCTGCCCGGGGGCGCGCACGACACGCGTGTCGGCGCGGACGGGTCGCGCGTCTTCTCATTGGACGTGTCGAACGCCGTCCAATGGGCGAACGATTCGACCGTGAAGACGTTCACGCCCGTCACCCAGGCGGACGGCATGCTCGCGGGCTTCGCCTACATGGGTCGCGACAGGACACGGGTCACGGTCGCCGTCTGCCCCGCGGACGCGCCCGACCCGGCGGACCTGCTCGCCGACCGGACGATGCTCGAAGCGCGTCTCACGGTCGACGAGACGCGCATGGGCGCCATGTACGGCGCGTTCCCCGGACGCGTCACGGACGTGAGGACCGTCGCCACGAGGGACGGCAGGCCCGCGGTCCGTTCGTTCCGCATCGACGGGTCGAACGCCGACTGGGACATGATCTCCCGCGACTGGCTGAAAGGGGCCGCGCCCGGCGCGTTCGGCGACTGGATGAACACGGAGAACATACTGGTGACCGCGGATCCTGGCGGCGGGCACGGCTGGGCGAGCGTGGACGCGGACTGGGACTCCTATGAATGGGACGTGGAGACGATGCGGACGCTCATGTCCGACACGCTGACCCGCCGCCATGACGATCCGGGCCGCTACATGCGGCTGATCGGCGAGGACAAACGGTTGAAATCGATCATGTCGGGCGGCCTGGAACCCGTGAAACTGCCCGCCCCCGAAACGATCTTCCACGACAACACGGAAACCATCGCCGATCCGGCCGGCTGGCGGATCATGTCGTATGCGATGGCGATAGGCCGCGCGTACACGGCCGCCGACTACATGCGTTCGAACCTGCGCGGCGCGTTCTCGGAAAGCCCGATCGCGGACTTCCTGCCCTGGCTGGAAGGAGACCGGCCCCGCGCCCGTCTCCTCCAGTTCGTGCACGCGCCCAACACGGACGACAACCGGGGGCTGCCGGACACGCTGCGCGCTTTGACCGGCGATTCGAGGGCGCGCAGCCTCCTGGCGCGCGTCATCGTGTCGCACGCGTGCGCGCAGGTGTTGAAAACGCCTCCGACGGTGGGCGCCGCCACACAGTTGGGCGTCGGCCGGAACACGGTGTGGCGGATCCCGATCCGTCTGGAGGGCGGTCTGACCGCGTCGGATCTGCGCCGCGTGCAGGAGCGGCTGAAAAGCGTGATGGGCGCGGACGAGACGCTTTGGGAATGGCGGGACCAGGGGCATGCGATCGTGTGGGCGGGCGGTCGGATGAGCATGGACGCGCGCGACTGGCGTCGCCGATCGGATCTGGATCGGATGATCCGGCTCCGGTTGGACGAGGCGTGGGCCGCGTCCAGGGCGGTCGGCGCGGACGGGCGGCCCGTGACCACGTTGGATGTGCGGGACGGGGGAGGCCGGCTCGTCCGCGTCTCGTTCACGCTGCCGGCCGGGCTTGGCGTGGAGGGGGCGCTGACCCGTCTGGACGCGTTCCGTGCGACGAGCGGGTTCATGTACGCGCGCCGTGTGAACGGGGATGCGCCGTTGACGCTGCTCCTGTCCCGTTCGGATCCGCTGCCGGAACGGGTCATGGCGGACTGGCGGCTCATGGGCGCGGAACCGGATTCGACGGGCCTGCCGTTCGCGGTCGGCGACGACGGGAGCACGGTCCTGTTCGACCCGCATGACACGGCGCATCTGCTGATCACCGGGCAGACGATGAGCGGCAAGACGAGCGCGGCCGTCACCCTGGTGAACGCCGCCCTGTTGCACGGCTGGCAGGCGTTCGTCGGCGACCCGGTGAAGTCGGGCAACGATTTCGCGCCCGTGAAAGGCAAACTGTCCGGGTTCGCGACCGGGTTGGCGGAGTGCGCGGCCATGCTCGACTGGATCGACCGTGAGGGGCGGCGTCGTCTCGCATTGCAGAAGGAGCATGGGGTGGAGAACATCGACATGCTGCCGGATGACGCGCGCCCCCGCAGGATCATCGTGTTCCTGGACGAGTTCGTGAGCCTCCTGGAACTGTCGAAGGGCATGAAAAGGAATCCGACGGGCGACCCGGATGTGGACAACATGATCATGATGGACGCGTGGCGCGACCGGCTGAAACGCCGGATCGGGGCGAGCGTGAGCCATATCCTCACCCAGCATCGCTCCCAGGGGATCACGATGATCCTGGGGTCGCAGATGATGAACGCGGAGAGCATGGACGCTTTGCCGGACGCGGGCCTGGCGAAGAACCAGATGGGCCGCCTGTTCGTCGGCGCGGGCGACGTGAGGGGGAACGTGAGCGCGCGGAACGAGAGGGAGGGGAACCGGCTGATCCGTCAGGCCATGGATTCGGGCGGCATGCCGAAAGGCCGCGGCCTGTACGAGCGTATGGGTCGGGGTTTGCAGATGGTGCAATGCTGGTGGTGCGGACCGATCCCGGACGTGGCCGCTCACATGCGGGGCGTGCCGGACGTGACGCCGGTCGACTGGTCGGATCTGCTGCCGGCCAAACCGAAGCAGGTGGGCGTCGTCGACCAATCGTCGGACGCGGACGGGGATACGACGGTGAACGTCGCCGCGGACCCGGATGACGATGATTGGGTGCTCGACTAG
- a CDS encoding CAP domain-containing protein: MSRKLTSVAVAATATLATLAAPAVAMADETTTTDQASQAITQAQDSVAQAQQSTADANQAIAQAAPTGVTEAQAKADAAAAALDTAKRNLDDAAAQQQTAANGQQQAQKNYDDANKAQQQAAEDATNTADKIAAAQQAAKDASNAINDANKAMQQASGNQSKAETDKQAAQTAKDEATAESASHQQAADKAQTDIDAADRQATDAQKKADAADTAISDAQKKADRADGDAKQAASDKAAAEKELTEARRQQASATGDKTKADEAVNAAQARLDAAGQAEAKALEAKRKADAKVDQLSKDDGGLSDLAAKLEAAKKAAADAAAAQQKAEQARKDADKTASDSSSNATAKRQAAEQAKAEADRLKQVAADAQSKLSQGAVAYFGDRNASDAVKVLTDKDTTLFLSSIQNGAKGDATSLDNMIAALSYIKEANQLRAKEGLAPLKVSDTLMAMSMANVDWSDDNIGHSGQFNVGENMAWGFKDPFDGWYTAEKASYEKDMTDGVLDGKDKDGNVVGGTGHYLNIVNKGYTVTGFAISQNGTTGFGTTHGQTFQYAAPDQSGRVMDVDAYLADLTAWRDSLTNADANWQTALSKSKQAAQDASDAAEALAAAQQAARKAAEEAQQAAQKAKDLQAAADEAQKAYDEAVKANADKAKALEEARKDQTAKNEAYSAAQQSTKEARSGAAAATAAQTAAQTAVDKANTAVAAAQAKIDAADKLAQTAAKNKTDAEAAIRQANTDKTKAEADLADAKAAKAEAEKAKQAALEAKTVSDAKVEAAGKQVKAADEAIANAKAAYAKAKDDLDTATGKLDDARNTIKRLQNAEENLKKANAKLTEAQAKLDEANKAKDAADKAYEKAKADYDAKLADKQASDKELANAKQAEAEAKKKAEEEARKQQEAQKQADQAKQDAEAKKQKAEQARKQAAGVTNNGLASTGSDTAAIATLAAIMTLTGAGCVLVKVRAAKHADGWHVND, from the coding sequence ATGTCACGCAAACTCACATCAGTCGCGGTGGCCGCGACGGCCACGCTCGCCACGCTCGCCGCCCCCGCGGTCGCCATGGCCGACGAGACCACGACCACGGATCAGGCCAGTCAGGCGATCACGCAGGCGCAGGACAGCGTCGCGCAGGCCCAACAAAGCACGGCGGACGCCAATCAGGCGATCGCGCAGGCCGCGCCTACCGGCGTGACCGAAGCGCAGGCGAAGGCCGACGCCGCCGCGGCCGCGTTGGACACCGCCAAGCGGAACCTCGACGACGCCGCCGCCCAGCAGCAGACGGCCGCGAACGGCCAGCAGCAGGCCCAGAAAAATTATGACGACGCCAACAAGGCCCAGCAGCAGGCCGCCGAGGACGCGACGAACACGGCCGACAAGATCGCGGCCGCGCAGCAGGCCGCCAAGGACGCGTCCAACGCGATCAATGATGCGAACAAGGCCATGCAGCAGGCCTCCGGCAACCAGTCCAAGGCCGAAACCGACAAGCAGGCCGCACAGACCGCGAAGGATGAAGCCACGGCCGAATCCGCCTCCCATCAGCAGGCTGCCGACAAGGCCCAGACCGATATCGATGCGGCCGACAGGCAGGCCACGGACGCGCAGAAGAAGGCCGATGCGGCGGATACCGCCATCAGTGATGCGCAGAAGAAGGCCGACCGGGCCGATGGGGACGCGAAGCAGGCCGCGAGTGACAAGGCCGCCGCCGAGAAGGAGCTGACGGAAGCCAGGAGGCAGCAGGCCTCGGCGACCGGCGACAAGACGAAGGCCGACGAGGCGGTGAACGCCGCGCAGGCCAGGCTGGATGCGGCCGGGCAGGCCGAGGCCAAGGCGCTTGAAGCCAAGCGGAAGGCCGACGCCAAGGTCGATCAATTGTCCAAGGATGATGGAGGTCTTTCCGACCTGGCCGCGAAGCTCGAAGCGGCGAAGAAGGCCGCAGCCGATGCCGCGGCCGCCCAGCAGAAGGCGGAACAGGCGCGGAAGGACGCGGACAAGACGGCGTCCGACTCCTCTTCCAACGCCACGGCGAAGCGGCAGGCCGCCGAACAGGCGAAGGCCGAGGCCGACCGGCTGAAGCAGGTCGCGGCGGACGCGCAATCGAAGCTCTCGCAGGGTGCGGTCGCCTACTTCGGCGACCGGAACGCGTCGGACGCGGTCAAGGTCCTCACCGACAAGGACACGACCCTCTTCCTGTCCAGCATCCAGAACGGGGCGAAGGGCGATGCGACCAGCCTCGACAACATGATCGCCGCGCTCTCGTATATCAAGGAGGCGAACCAGCTTCGCGCCAAGGAGGGATTGGCCCCGTTGAAGGTGTCGGACACGCTCATGGCGATGAGCATGGCGAACGTCGACTGGTCCGACGACAACATCGGCCATTCCGGCCAGTTCAACGTCGGCGAGAACATGGCCTGGGGGTTCAAGGACCCGTTCGACGGCTGGTACACGGCCGAGAAGGCCAGTTACGAGAAGGACATGACCGACGGCGTGCTGGACGGCAAGGACAAGGACGGGAACGTGGTGGGCGGGACCGGCCATTATCTGAACATCGTCAACAAGGGGTATACGGTCACCGGCTTCGCGATCAGCCAGAACGGGACGACCGGCTTCGGGACCACGCACGGGCAGACGTTCCAATACGCGGCCCCCGACCAGTCGGGGCGTGTCATGGACGTGGACGCGTATCTGGCGGATCTGACCGCATGGCGTGATTCGCTGACCAACGCGGACGCGAACTGGCAGACCGCATTGTCCAAGAGCAAGCAGGCCGCACAGGACGCTTCCGATGCGGCCGAGGCGCTGGCCGCCGCACAGCAGGCCGCGCGGAAGGCCGCCGAGGAAGCCCAGCAGGCCGCACAGAAGGCCAAGGATCTGCAGGCCGCCGCCGACGAGGCGCAGAAAGCGTATGACGAGGCCGTGAAGGCGAACGCGGACAAGGCCAAGGCGTTGGAGGAAGCCAGGAAGGATCAGACGGCGAAGAACGAAGCGTACTCCGCCGCCCAGCAGTCCACCAAGGAAGCCCGGTCCGGAGCCGCCGCCGCCACCGCCGCCCAGACCGCAGCCCAGACGGCAGTGGACAAGGCGAACACGGCGGTCGCCGCCGCGCAGGCGAAGATCGATGCCGCCGACAAGCTGGCCCAAACCGCCGCCAAGAACAAGACGGATGCGGAAGCCGCGATCAGGCAGGCCAACACGGACAAGACGAAGGCCGAAGCCGACCTGGCCGACGCCAAGGCAGCCAAGGCCGAGGCCGAGAAGGCCAAGCAGGCCGCGCTCGAAGCCAAGACCGTTTCCGACGCGAAGGTTGAAGCCGCCGGCAAGCAGGTCAAGGCCGCCGACGAGGCCATCGCCAACGCCAAGGCCGCATACGCGAAGGCGAAGGACGATCTCGACACGGCCACCGGCAAGCTCGACGATGCCCGGAACACCATCAAGCGTTTGCAGAACGCCGAGGAGAACCTCAAGAAGGCGAACGCGAAGCTGACGGAAGCGCAGGCGAAGCTGGACGAGGCGAACAAGGCCAAGGATGCGGCCGACAAGGCGTACGAGAAGGCCAAGGCCGACTATGATGCCAAGCTCGCCGACAAGCAGGCGTCCGACAAGGAGCTCGCCAATGCGAAGCAGGCCGAAGCCGAAGCCAAGAAGAAGGCCGAGGAGGAAGCCAGGAAGCAGCAGGAGGCCCAGAAGCAGGCCGACCAGGCCAAGCAGGACGCCGAAGCCAAGAAGCAGAAGGCCGAACAGGCCAGGAAGCAGGCCGCAGGCGTGACGAACAATGGTCTGGCCTCCACCGGATCGGACACCGCCGCAATCGCCACATTGGCGGCGATCATGACCCTCACGGGCGCCGGCTGCGTGCTCGTGAAGGTGCGTGCCGCCAAGCATGCGGACGGATGGCATGTGAACGACTGA